The genomic region TTCTGTAGGGAAAGGTACAACGAGTAACCTATACGTGTCACATggaaaaaaatacttttgaaATCCATGATTGCAAAACGATACAGTCTATCATCTAAAattctacatatattatttcacaatatattatgaagtaataaatgatataatctCCCATTTAGTACCAcaaaattctatgaaataaaagacaCTTTCGTCGACTAGTACAAACGatggataaattattaatactaaaatactagtagatgaattattaatactaaaataccaatgcataaattgttaatactataataccgatggagaaattgttaatactaCGCTACCAGCTGAAGCCTGCTTCGCGAGCAACGCGGCGGCCAGCGTCCTTTCAGAAGTTGTTGGAGCGTCTAAAGTCCATTGGTCGAGGAGAGCTCGTCGAGGCTCTCCGAGACAATGGCGTCGGAAACGAGGGGGCAGAGAGATAGGCGAAAGAGGGTACGAGAAAAGCGATAGAATATAGTGCGTACCTCAATGTGTCAGACCAGATCGTACCTTAGGGACGGTCGACGGAAATCGAGCGCCTCGAGGTCGGACGGCTCTCGTCTGCAGAGCGAACAGAAAGCACACTGCAGCGTATTCTTGAAGGCTTCTCGGAAGTCACGGTTGAAGTACGCGTAGATCAGCGGGTTTAGCGCCGAGTTCGTGTATCCGATCCAGAAGAGAAGCGCGATCACGATGTCGGGACACGGACAGGACTCGCCGCAGAGGGTCGTGATCACGTACCTGAAGACAAACTTCGTTCAAATTCATCGCTTCAAACGATAAAGGGGTCCTTGCGATTCGTTCTCGCCGTCTAGATTATATGAATTACTTGATAAATTATTGGATAATTCATTGCTATGATTAtcaaatcattaaattatgaaagaaattgtaCTTGGTTCGAATGCAACATCGTATGGGTTAACGCGACCCTTGCCATGACCAAGATTCTTgctttcacaattttaatacgagTACAGCATAATTTGTAAATCTCCATAATTGAGCTAATGAGAATGAAATGCACTCGTTACAAGGGCGACGAATACACAAAACTCTGAAATAAAACAAGACTCGCAGCTCCACGCCGCAAAGCCACCCTAACGATCCTGCATGGCCAGCAGAATCGGAGGAGCTAGTCCAGACCAGCCGAATTTCTGGGAATCCTTCAGGCATTGTCACACGATCGCCCACAAATCCACAGAGCCGCGAATTCCCGTCCTCGTGTTTCCCTAATTGCGTTTTAAGTTAACGAGAACAATTGGAATGATTACGCGAGCCGAGCGAGATGCACACGACGCGCGGCACAGTCCTTCTCAATTTCCACGTGACACTAAACCAACGGCCTTATGAGAATCCTTAATTCCGCGGATCACACGAGCGAGAGATGcacaatttattcgacgggAATCAATTGAACCGCGCGGCACAGAGAGGAAAGGAGACGACGGTCCGATATAGATCAGACGCACCACAAGAAGAACGGCAACCAGCACAGTATGAAGGTCCCCATGATGATGCCTAACGTTCTCGCCGCTTTGTGCTCCCTCTTCATCTTCATGATGTTCTTGTCCTTGGTGGGCGTGTGCAGATGATCGGTGCTGATCTCGTTCAGAGTTAGCGTCTTCGAGGATCCGGCGCTGTTCAGCTCGCCGTTCAGATTGTTCAGGTCCTTGCTGGGCCTGTGGCTAAGCAGCATCACGTTCCCCATTCGACTGTGCATCTGCTTCTCCTGTTTGTTGGCCTCCTTGAATATCGCGAAGTACGTGAGCGTCATGATCGTGCACGGTATCCAGAAGGAGATGCTCGACGAGAATATCACGTAGATCTTGTTCACCTTGAACTCGCAGAGCTCGGGGTGCTTGCGCCTGTGCATGCTATTCTCGTCGGTGGTGTACCAGCCCATGAAGATCGGCACGAACGATATGAACGCGGGCATGACCCAG from Augochlora pura isolate Apur16 chromosome 5, APUR_v2.2.1, whole genome shotgun sequence harbors:
- the LOC144469807 gene encoding octopamine receptor beta-2R isoform X2, giving the protein MTTIASTSEPAEVSSVDVTTLLTAISTEESQFGNSSYANEQKWSVPTTIAKGCLLGSIILTAMFGNLLVMVSVMRHRKLRIITNYFVVSLALADMLVAMFAMTFNASVQLTGRWLFGYFMCDVWNSLDVYFSTSSILHLMCISVDRYWAIVKPLKYPIIMTKRLAAYMLLACWVMPAFISFVPIFMGWYTTDENSMHRRKHPELCEFKVNKIYVIFSSSISFWIPCTIMTLTYFAIFKEANKQEKQMHSRMGNVMLLSHRPSKDLNNLNGELNSAGSSKTLTLNEISTDHLHTPTKDKNIMKMKREHKAARTLGIIMGTFILCWLPFFLWYVITTLCGESCPCPDIVIALLFWIGYTNSALNPLIYAYFNRDFREAFKNTLQCAFCSLCRREPSDLEALDFRRPSLRYDLV
- the LOC144469807 gene encoding octopamine receptor beta-2R isoform X1, producing MTTIASTSEPAEVSSVDVTTLLTAISTEESQFGNSSYANEQKWSVPTTIAKGCLLGSIILTAMFGNLLVMVSVMRHRKLRIITNYFVVSLALADMLVAMFAMTFNASVQLTGRWLFGYFMCDVWNSLDVYFSTSSILHLMCISVDRYWAIVKPLKYPIIMTKRLAAYMLLACWVMPAFISFVPIFMGWYTTDENSMHRRKHPELCEFKVNKIYVIFSSSISFWIPCTIMTLTYFAIFKEANKQEKQMHSRMGNVMLLSHRPSKDLNNLNGELNSAGSSKTLTLNEISTDHLHTPTKDKNIMKMKREHKAARTLGIIMGTFILCWLPFFLWYVITTLCGESCPCPDIVIALLFWIGYTNSALNPLIYAYFNRDFREAFKNTLQCAFCSLCRREPSDLEALDFRRPSLRYDDRTKTIYSETYVKHTDRRRSSEYGSSL